A window from Podospora bellae-mahoneyi strain CBS 112042 chromosome 1 map unlocalized CBS112042p_1, whole genome shotgun sequence encodes these proteins:
- a CDS encoding uncharacterized protein (CAZy:CE3; COG:O; EggNog:ENOG503P3BR) produces MKPSTITALLLPCVLSLSLPRQSHKTVRWMPLGDSITDYGCWRAWIYLRLQNDPDLYDSVDLVGGERAGEICDDSEFDRDHEGHPGFPAIQMANEGRVSEWLAMNPADVVTMHLGTVDIVRGKPRTEELLRAYSTLVGQMRGRNPNMRIIVAQIIPLGLSAEKNEQVKELNKAIPAWAASQNTTSSPIWVVDLFTGFDAEVDLYDGIHASSSGIQKIADGFYPALLTAIRYVQGGG; encoded by the exons ATGAAACCTTCTACAATCACCGCCCTGCTCCTTCCGTGTGTTCTGTCCCTTTCCCTGCCAAGGCAATCCCATAAAACAGTCAGATGGATGCCCCTAGGCGACTCGATAACCGACTATGGCTGCTGGCGAGCCTGGATCtacctccgcctccaaaatGACCCCGACCTCTACGACTCCGTCGAcctcgtcggtggtgagCGCGCAGGCGAGATCTGCGACGACTCCGAATTCGACCGTGATCACGAAGGACACCCCGGCTTCCCTGCCATCCAAATGGCCAACGAGGGTCGAGTGTCCGAGTGGTTGGCCATGAACCCTGCCGATGTGGTGACTATGCACTTGGGCACAGTGGATATCGTGCGAGGAAAGCCGAGGACGGAGGAGTTGCTACGGGCGTATAGCACGCTTGTGGGGCAGATGAGGGGCCGGAATCCAAATATGAGAATTATC GTGGCGCAGATTATCCCGCTTGGGTTGAGCGCGGAAAAGAACGAGCAGGTCAAAGAGCTGAACAAAGCGATTCCTGCTTGGGCGGCCAGCCAAAACACCACGTCGAGTCCGATCTGGGTCGTTGACTTGTTCACTGGTTTCGATGCCGAGGTGGATTTGTATGATGGTATACATGCCAGCTCGTCCGGGATTCAAAAGATCGCTGATGGGTTCTATCCGGCACTATTGACTGCGATTAGATATGTCCAGGGGGGGGGCTAA
- a CDS encoding uncharacterized protein (EggNog:ENOG503PEAS; COG:S), with protein sequence MFNVDVPDNTKSPENIASNVILASVLAPVFAIIFVVLRLYTARSILRVSHKDDWLILIAVILSVLYSATLIASTPESVLSSAQQHAWEYHDWSEC encoded by the exons ATGTTCAACGTCGATGTACCGGACAACACCAAAAGTCCGGAGAACATCGCTTCCAACGTCATTCTCGCCTCTGTTTTGGCCCCGGTCTTTGCGATAATCTTTGTCGTCCTCCGATTGTATACCGCGCGCTCCATCTTGCGCGTGAGCCACAAGGATGATT GGCTCATTCTCATTGCCGTCATCTTGTCCGTCCTATACTCCGCCACCCTCATTGCTAGTACGCCAGAATCCGTTCTATCATCTGCTCAGCAGCACGCTTGGGAATACCACGACTGGAGCGAGTGCTGA